A window of the Odocoileus virginianus isolate 20LAN1187 ecotype Illinois chromosome 20, Ovbor_1.2, whole genome shotgun sequence genome harbors these coding sequences:
- the ATP4A gene encoding potassium-transporting ATPase alpha chain 1: protein MAAKMSKKKAASGGGKRKEKLENMKKEMEINDHQLSVPELEQKYRTSATKGLSASLAAELLLRDGPNALRPPRGTPEYVKFARQLAGGLQCLMWVAAAICLIAFAIQASEGDLTTDDNLYLALALIAVVVVTGCFGYYQEFKSTNIIASFKNLVPQQATVIRDGDKFQINADQLVVGDLVEMKGGDRVPADIRILQAQGCKVDNSSLTGESEPQTRSPECTHESPLETRNIAFFSTMCLEGTAQGLVVNTGDRTIIGRIASLASGVENEKTPIAIEIEHFVDIIAGLAILFGGTFFIVAMCIGYTFLRAMVFFMAIVVAYVPEGLLATVTVCLSLTAKRLASKNCVVKNLEAVETLGSTSVICSDKTGTLTQNRMTVSHLWFDNHIHSADTTEDQSGQTFDQSSETWRALCRVLTLCNRAAFKSGQDAVPVPKRIVIGDASETALLKFSELTLGNSMGYRERFPKVCEIPFNSTNKFQLSIHTLEDPRDPRHVLVMKGAPERVLERCSSILIKGQELPLDEQWREAFQTAYLSLGGLGERVLGFCQLYLSEKDYPHGYAFDVEAMNFPTSGLCFAGLVSMIDPPRATVPDAVLKCRTAGIRVIMVTGDHPITAKAIAASVGIISEGSETVEDIAARLRVPVDQVNRKDARACVINGMQLKDMDPSELVEALRTHPEMVFARTSPQQKLVIVESCQRLGAIVAVTGDGVNDSPALKKADIGVAMGIAGSDAAKNAADMILLDDNFASIVTGVEQGRLIFDNLKKSIAYTLTKNIPELTPYLIYITVSVPLPLGCITILFIELCTDIFPSVSLAYEKAESDIMHLRPRNPKRDRLVNEPLAAYSYFQIGAIQSFAGFTDYFTAMAQEGWFPLLCVGLRPQWEDHHLQDLQDSYGQEWTFGQRLYQQYTCYTVFFISIEMCQIADVLIRKTRRLSAFQQGFFRNRILVIAIVFQVCIGCFLCYCPGMPNIFNFMPIRYQWWLVPMPFGLLIFVYDEIRKLGVRCCPGSWWDQELYY, encoded by the exons ATGGCGGCCAAGATGAGCAAGAAGAAGGCGGCCAGTGGAGGGGGCAAGAGGAAGGAAAAGCTGGAGAACATGAAGAAGGAGATGGAGATT AATGACCACCAGCTGTCAGTACCGGAGCTGGAACAGAAATACCGAACCAGTGCGACCAAG GGCCTGTCTGCCAGCCTGGCTGCTGAGCTGCTGTTGAGGGATGGGCCCAATGCTCTGAGGCCACCGAGGGGCACCCCCGAGTACGTCAAATTCGCGCGGCAGCTGGCGGGCGGTCTGCAGTGCCTCATGTGGGTGGCCGCTGCCATCTGCCTCATCGCCTTTGCCATCCAGGCCAGCGAGGGTGACCTCACAACGGACGACAAT CTGTACCTGGCGCTGGCCCTCATTGCTGTGGTCGTGGTCACCGGCTGCTTTGGCTACTACCAGGAGTTTAAGAGCACCAACATCATCGCCAGCTTCAAGAACCTCGTCCCCCAG CAAGCAACTGTCATCCGAGACGGGGACAAGTTCCAGATCAATGCAGATCAGCTGGTGGTGGGCGACCTGGTGGAGATGAAAGGCGGGGATCGAGTGCCGGCCGACATCCGCATCCTCCAGGCCCAGGGATGCAAGGTGGACAACTCCTCGCTGACTGGAGAGTCTGAGCCGCAGACCCGCTCACCCGAGTGCACCCACGAGAGCCCCCTGGAGACCCGCAACATCGCCTTCTTCTCCACCATGTGCCTCGAGG GCACTGCCCAGGGCCTGGTGGTGAACACGGGCGACCGCACCATCATCGGGCGCATCGCATCACTGGCCTCAGGAGTAGAAAATGAGAAGACGCCCATCGCCATCGAAATTGAACATTTTGTGGACATCATCGCAGGCCTGGCCATCCTCTTTGGTGGCACATTTTTCATAGTGGCCATGTGCATTGGCTACACCTTCCTGCGGGCCATGGTCTTCTTCATGGCCATCGTAGTAGCCTATGTGCCTGAGGGGCTGCTGGCCACTGTCACG GTGTGCCTGTCCCTGACAGCCAAGCGGCTGGCCAGCAAGAACTGTGTAGTCAAGAACCTGGAGGCGGTGGAGACACTAGGCTCCACCTCGGTGATCTGCTCTGACAAGACGGGGACCCTCACTCAGAACCGCATGACTGTGTCCCACCTGTGGTTTGACAACCACATCCACTCCGCGGACACAACAGAAGACCAGTCAG GGCAGACATTTGACCAATCCTCGGAGACGTGGCGGGCGTTGTGCCGCGTGCTCACCCTATGTAACCGTGCTGCCTTCAAGTCGGGCCAGGACGCAGTGCCGGTGCCCAAG CGCATCGTGATAGGGGACGCGTCGGAGACGGCGCTGCTCAAGTTCTCCGAGCTGACGCTGGGCAATTCCATGGGCTACCGCGAGCGCTTCCCCAAAGTCTGCGAGATCCCCTTCAACTCTACAAACAAGTTCCAG CTGTCCATCCATACGCTGGAGGACCCGCGAGACCCGAGGCACGTGCTTGTCATGAAGGGCGCCCCCGAGCGCGTGCTGGAGCGCTGTAGCTCCATCCTCATCAAGGGCCAGGAGCTGCCACTGGATGAGCAATGGCGCGAGGCCTTCCAGACTGCCTACCTCAGCCTGGGAGGCCTGGGCGAACGCGTCTTGG GCTTCTGCCAGCTCTACCTGAGTGAGAAGGACTACCCACATGGCTACGCCTTTGACGTGGAGGCCATGAACTTTCCAACCAGTGGCCTGTGCTTTGCGGGACTCGTATCCATGATAGACCCACCCCGGGCCACTGTTCCTGATGCTGTGCTCAAGTGCCGCACAGCAGGCATCCGG GTGATCATGGTGACAGGTGACCACCCCATCACAGCCAAGGCCATTGCAGCCAGTGTGGGCATCATTTCAGAAGGCAGTGAGACAGTGGAGGACATCGCTGCCCGCCTCCGTGTGCCCGTGGACCAGGTTAACCGGAA GGATGCCCGCGCCTGTGTGATTAATGGCATGCAGCTGAAGGACATGGACCCATCAGAACTGGTCGAGGCACTGCGGACCCACCCTGAGATGGTGTTCGCTCGTACCAGTCCCCAGCAGAAGCTGGTGATTGTGGAGAGCTGCCAGCGACTG GGTGCCATCGTGGCCGTGACAGGAGATGGTGTGAATGACTCCCCAGCCCTGAAGAAGGCCGACATCGGCGTGGCCATGGGCATTGCCGGCTCGGATGCTGCCAAAAATGCAGCAGATATGATCCTGCTTGATGACAACTTCGCCTCCATTGTGACAGGCGTGGAGCAGG GCCGACTGATCTTTGACAACCTGAAGAAGTCCATCGCCTATACGCTGACCAAGAACATCCCTGAGCTGACACCGTATCTCATTTATATCACTGTCAGTGTGCCCTTGCCGCTTGGATGCATCACCATCCTCTTCATAGAACTCTGTACTGACATC TTCCCATCAGTATCCCTGGCATACGAGAAGGCTGAGAGTGACATCATGCACTTGCGTCCACGGAACCCAAAGCGGGACCGACTGGTCAATGAGCCCCTGGCTGCTTACTCCTACTTCCAGATCG GTGCGATCCAGTCATTCGCTGGCTTCACTGACTACTTCACGGCCATGGCCCAGGAGGGCtggttccctttgctgtgtgTGGGACTGCGGCCGCAGTGGGAGGACCACCACCTCCAAGATCTGCAGGACAGCTATGGCCAGGAGTGG ACGTTCGGGCAGCGCCTGTACCAGCAGTATACCTGCTACACCGTATTCTTCATCAGCATCGAGATGTGCCAGATCGCTGACGTGCTCATCCGCAAGACACGCCGCCTCTCTGCCTTCCAGCAGGGCTTCTTCAG GAACAGGATCCTGGTGATTGCCATCGTGTTCCAGGTCTGCATCGGCTGCTTCCTGTGCTACTGCCCTGGCATGCCCAACATCTTCAACTTCATGCCTATTCG GTACCAGTGGTGGCTGGTCCCCATGCCCTTTGGCCTGCTCATCTTTGTCTATGATGAGATCCGGAAACTTGGAGTCCGCTGTTGCCCAGGAA GCTGGTGGGACCAGGAGCTCTACTATTAG